The following coding sequences are from one Gadus morhua chromosome 10, gadMor3.0, whole genome shotgun sequence window:
- the LOC115552318 gene encoding solute carrier family 43 member 3, whose translation MLCCDVRGGVRRWLTLVSGMVECLCFSGAVFGWASLVVVLKSGGYFSSLCVNGTGLNGTAANGTQELDCSGQDQQLSLVFTIAAFVNNFLTLSNGFLFDHFGTTVSRLFGISLYTTGALFVAFSSPALSVLLYPALSCIAIGGIMLLITNMQVGNLFGSQRSTIITLYNGAFDSSSALFLVIKLMYESGVSLMVSFGSLAACSVIHLVRTFLLLPGGHIPYPLPPSYTYGVTCRKSEVFSPVTVDEAPPVLAKSFWKCVFSRLFMFQLLWLSVMQLRHYLFIGTLNPTLQRLAKEDPSLVSQYTNAFAITQLCGVLFAPWNGLIMDRQKSRPRAAGETESESDLRAAVLSLALTALLSVLFSVSASVPLLPLQYLTFILQVLSRSFLYGGNAAFISIAFPSVHFGKLYGLIMALSAVISLLQYPCTILIKVWLGGDPFWVNVALIVLCLTAFIHPVSVRLHCRKLASQRC comes from the exons ATGCTGTGTTGCGATGTGAGAGGTGGCGTGCGCCGCTGGCTCACGCTGGTCAGCGGCATGGTGGAGTGCCTGTGCTTCTCGGGGGCCGTGTTCGGCTGGGCCTCGCTGGTGGTGGTCCTGAAGAGCGGGGGCTACTTCAGCTCGCTGTGTGTCAACGGCACGGGGCTGAACGGCACCGCCGCCAACGGAACCCAGGAACTAG ACTGCAGCGGCCAGGACCAGCAGCTCTCCCTGGTCTTCACCATCGCCGCCTTCGTCAACAACTTCCTGACGCTGTCCAACGGCTTCCTGTTCGACCACTTCGGCACCACCGTGTCTCGGCTGTTCGGCAT ATCACTGTACACCACAGGCGCACTGTTCGTGGCCTTCTCCAGTCCAG cTCTCTCCGTTCTGCTCTACCCCGCCCTCTCCTGCATCGCCATTGGGGGCATCATGCTCCTGATCACCAAtatgcag gTGGGCAACCTGTTTGGCTCCCAGCGCTCCACCATCATCACGCTCTACAACGGGGCTTTCGACTCTTCCTCGGCCCTCTTCCTCGTCATCAAG ctAATGTATGAGTCGGGCGTCTCTCTCATGGTGTCTTTCGGCTCGCTTGCAGCCTGCAGCGTTATTCACCTGGTCAGGACCTTCCTGCTTCTGCCTGGAGGCCATATCCCCTACCCACTGCCCCCCTCATACACATATGG CGTGACCTGCCGTAAATCTGAAGTGTTTAGTCCCGTCACCGTGGACGAGGCCCCCCCGGTCCTGGCGAAGAGCTTCTGGAAGTGTGTTTTCTCCAGGCTCTTCATGTTCCAGCTGCTGTGGCTGTCGGTCATGCAGCTGAGACACTACCTGTTTATCGGCACCCTAAACCCCACGCTGCAGAGGCTGGCTAAGGAGGATCCCTCACTgg TGAGCCAGTACACCAATGCCTTCGCCATCACCCAGCTGTGCGGAGTGCTGTTCGCCCCCTGGAACGGCCTCATCATGGACCGACAGAAGAGCAGGCCCCGGGCTGCAG gggagaCGGAGTCTGAGTCTGATCTGCGTGCGGCTGTGCTCTCTCTGGCCCTGACCGCTCTGCTCAGCGTTCTGTTCTCAGTGAGCGCCTCCGTCCCCCTGCTGCCGCTGCAGTACCTCACCTTCATCCTGCAGGTGCTCAGCCGCTCCTTCCTCTATGGGGGCAACGCCGCCTTCATCAGCATCGC atttcCATCAGTTCACTTTGGAAAGCTGTACGGCCTGATCATGGCTCTGTCAGCTGTGATCTCCTTGCTGCAGTACCCGTGCACCATACTGATCAAAGTGTGGCTTGGAGGAGACCCGTTCTGG gtgaacGTGGCCCTGATAGTGCTGTGTCTGACAGCCTTCATTCATCCTGTCAGCGTTCGCCTGCACTGTCGCAAGCTGGCCTCCCAGAGGTGCTAG